From Acidimicrobiales bacterium:
ACACGACGGCGCCGTACGTGGAGAAGTACGCGCAGATCGACGACCGGGTCGTCCCCGCGCTGAACTCCTACGGGCGGGGGCCGGCGCGCGCCATCCGCTGGGGCATCGACCACGCCCGGGCCGACGTGGTGGTCGTCACCATGGCCGACGGGTGCGACGACCCCCAGCAGATCGACCAGCTGGCCCGGCTCGTCGAGCGCGGCGTCGTGGTCGCCGCCGCCTCCCGGTACATGAAGGGCGGCCAGCAGGTTGGCGGGCCCCTGCTCAAGCGGACGATGTCCCGCACGGCCGGCATATCGCTCCACCTGCTCGCCCGGGTCGGGACACGGGACGCCACCAACTCGTTCAAGGCCTACGACCGCGCCTTCGTGCAGAGCGTGGGCATCGAATCCGACGCCGGGTTCGAGGTGGGCCTGGAGCTGGTGGCCAAGGCCCGCCGTCTGCGCCTCCCCGTGGCCGAGGTGCCCACCATCTGGCTCGACCGCAGCTTCGGTGTGTCCAACTTCAAGCTCGCCAAGTGGCTCCCGAGCTACCTGCGCTGGTACCGGTTCGCCTACGGTCGCAAGCTCACCGTCGAGGATCTCAGGAAGGGAGCGGCGACGTGAGCAAGGTCCTGGTGACCGGTTCGGCGGGCTTCATCGGTGGTTACGTGGTCGAGGAGCTGCTGGCCCGGGGCCACACGGTCGTCGGCGTGGACAACTTCTCCAAGTACGGCCGGGTCGCCCGGTCCTACGACGACCATCCCCGGTACACCCTGGTCGAGGGCGACGCCCGGGACACCGGGATGCTCACGGGGCTGGTGGCCGACTGCGACCACCTGATCGCGGGCGCCGCCATGATCGGCGGCATCTCGTACTTCCACGCCTACGCCTACGACCTGCTGGCGACCAACGAGCGGATCATGGCCGCCACCTGCGACGCCGCCATCGCCGCCCACCGGGACCACCGCCTGGAGAAGGTCACCTACCTCAGCTCCTCCATGGTCTACGAGTCGGCGCCCACCTGGCCGTCCTACGAGGGCCAGGAGCGCGAGATCCCGCCGCCGCTGTCGTCGTACGGGTTCCAGAAGCTGGCCGTCGAGTACTTCGCCCGAGCCGCCCACGAGCAGTA
This genomic window contains:
- a CDS encoding glycosyltransferase family 2 protein is translated as MTPPGKPRVSVIITAYNEGDTIAACLDRVLEAVTLPCEVLVVYDSPDDTTAPYVEKYAQIDDRVVPALNSYGRGPARAIRWGIDHARADVVVVTMADGCDDPQQIDQLARLVERGVVVAAASRYMKGGQQVGGPLLKRTMSRTAGISLHLLARVGTRDATNSFKAYDRAFVQSVGIESDAGFEVGLELVAKARRLRLPVAEVPTIWLDRSFGVSNFKLAKWLPSYLRWYRFAYGRKLTVEDLRKGAAT
- a CDS encoding NAD-dependent epimerase/dehydratase family protein; the encoded protein is MSKVLVTGSAGFIGGYVVEELLARGHTVVGVDNFSKYGRVARSYDDHPRYTLVEGDARDTGMLTGLVADCDHLIAGAAMIGGISYFHAYAYDLLATNERIMAATCDAAIAAHRDHRLEKVTYLSSSMVYESAPTWPSYEGQEREIPPPLSSYGFQKLAVEYFARAAHEQYGLPYTIVRPFNCVGVGEGRALGDVEVLSGNVKLAMSHVVPDLVQKVLKGQDPLHILGDGSQVRHYTYGGDLATGIVTAMEHPDARNEDFNL